A genomic region of Pseudomonas sp. KU43P contains the following coding sequences:
- a CDS encoding peptidylprolyl isomerase, translated as MSKVKLTTNHGDIVIQLNAEKAPVTVENFVQYVKDGHYDGTVFHRVIKGFMIQGGGFEAGMNQKKTRASIQNEADNGLKNTKYSIAMARTMEPHSASAQFFINASDNDFLNHSGKNVQGWGYAVFGEVIEGREIVEAIEKVATGSKAGHQDVPKDDVIIEKAEIIE; from the coding sequence ATGTCCAAAGTCAAACTGACCACCAACCACGGCGACATCGTCATTCAACTGAACGCCGAAAAGGCGCCGGTGACCGTCGAAAACTTCGTTCAGTACGTCAAGGACGGCCACTACGACGGCACCGTGTTCCACCGTGTGATCAAGGGCTTCATGATCCAAGGTGGCGGTTTCGAAGCCGGCATGAACCAGAAGAAAACCCGCGCCAGCATCCAGAACGAAGCCGACAACGGCCTGAAGAACACCAAGTACAGCATCGCCATGGCCCGTACCATGGAGCCGCACTCCGCTTCCGCTCAATTCTTCATCAACGCTTCCGACAACGACTTCCTCAACCACAGCGGCAAGAACGTACAGGGCTGGGGCTACGCGGTATTCGGCGAAGTGATCGAAGGCCGTGAAATCGTCGAGGCGATCGAAAAAGTCGCCACCGGCTCCAAGGCCGGCCACCAGGACGTGCCGAAAGACGACGTGATCATCGAGAAAGCCGAGATCATTGAGTGA
- a CDS encoding UDP-2,3-diacylglucosamine diphosphatase, whose product MILLISDLHLQEERPDITRAFLDLLDGRARHATALYILGDFFEAWIGDDAMTPFQQSICQALRRLSDSGTAIYLMHGNRDFLLGQDFCKAAGCTLLADPSVITLGGEQVLLMHGDTLCTRDVGYMKMRRYLRNPLTLWVLRHLPLSTRHKLARKLRSESRAQVQMKANEIVDVTPEEVPKVMAAHGVRTLVHGHTHRPAIHKLVVDGEPARRIVLGDWDRRGWTLQVDAQGFALEPFEFS is encoded by the coding sequence GTGATCCTGCTGATCTCCGATCTGCACCTGCAAGAAGAACGCCCGGACATTACCCGGGCGTTTCTTGATCTGCTCGACGGCCGCGCGCGGCATGCAACAGCCTTGTACATCCTGGGCGACTTCTTCGAAGCGTGGATCGGCGACGATGCCATGACGCCCTTCCAGCAGTCGATCTGCCAGGCCCTGCGCCGGCTGAGCGACAGCGGCACGGCGATCTACCTGATGCACGGCAACCGTGATTTCCTGCTTGGCCAGGACTTCTGCAAGGCTGCAGGCTGCACCCTGCTTGCCGACCCCAGCGTCATCACGCTGGGCGGCGAGCAGGTGCTGCTGATGCACGGCGACACCCTGTGTACCCGCGATGTCGGCTACATGAAGATGCGCCGCTACCTGCGCAACCCGCTCACCTTGTGGGTGCTACGCCACCTGCCGCTGTCCACGCGGCACAAGCTGGCGCGCAAGTTGCGCAGCGAAAGCCGCGCACAGGTACAGATGAAAGCCAACGAAATCGTCGACGTCACGCCTGAGGAAGTCCCCAAGGTGATGGCGGCGCACGGTGTGCGCACGCTGGTGCATGGCCACACCCACCGCCCGGCGATACACAAGCTGGTGGTGGACGGCGAGCCAGCGCGGCGCATCGTGCTGGGGGACTGGGACCGCCGAGGCTGGACCCTGCAGGTGGATGCCCAGGGCTTTGCACTGGAGCCGTTCGAGTTTTCCTGA
- a CDS encoding acylase — protein sequence MPVLSISRPLTCAGLAAALVISSIAAQAREPSADASAKIRRTSFGVPHILAKNERGLGYGIGYAYGQDNLCLLANEVLTVNGERSRFFGPQGKTLEQRDNLASDLFFTWLNTPVAVNAFLQAQPAQVRDLLEGYASGFNRALGERRSQGLPAECGAGEWLRPITSLDLVKLTRRLLVEGGVGQFVEALAAAQPPQLAGQRDTAGFGAALAQQQRFASERGSNAVALGGQRSANGRGLLLANPHFPWMGGMRLYQMQLTIPGQVDVMGAALPGLPVVNIGFNRHLAWTHTVDTSKHFTLYRLQLDPKDPTRYLLDGQSLPLTRQAVSVTVKAADGTLSQVERQLYSSQFGPVVQWPGRLDWDTQAAYSLRDANLDNTRVLQQWYSINRADSLDALKGSITKLQGIPWVNTLAVDEGGRALYLNQSVVPYVDQQLLNQCSNPAAQGPLVVLDGSRSACQWKVDAQAAQPGIFPAHMLPQLERNDFVQNSNDPAWMANPAQPLSGFSPLISRDDQPMGMRGRFALQRLQGSAKLGVDDLQRMVLDDEVYLASLVLPDLLQWCKGAEADVQAVCASLAAWNGKADLNSGIGLVHFSNMAEVLTRQPRVWRVAFDPADPQHTPRGLAVEQAAVGKLVHEAALVSLQQVAKAGVEQGSQWGQIQQAADGTPVPGGPQGLGVYNAMFSVPHGPGKRLVVSGTSYLQLVSFTDEGPQARGLLAFSQSSEAGSAHASDQTKAFSAKQLAPMPFTEAQIKADPQYRQYVISERDKGAVASQP from the coding sequence ATGCCCGTGTTGTCGATTTCGCGTCCCTTGACCTGCGCAGGCCTGGCGGCTGCTCTGGTCATCTCTAGCATTGCCGCTCAAGCGCGGGAACCAAGCGCCGATGCCAGTGCGAAGATCCGCCGAACCAGCTTTGGTGTCCCGCATATCCTGGCCAAGAATGAGCGCGGCCTGGGCTATGGCATCGGTTATGCCTACGGTCAGGACAACCTGTGCCTGCTGGCCAACGAGGTGTTGACGGTCAACGGTGAGCGCTCGCGCTTTTTTGGCCCCCAGGGCAAAACCCTCGAACAGCGTGACAATCTGGCCAGTGACCTGTTCTTCACCTGGCTCAATACGCCAGTCGCTGTGAATGCCTTCCTCCAGGCCCAACCCGCGCAGGTGCGTGACCTGCTGGAAGGCTATGCCAGCGGCTTCAACCGAGCGCTGGGCGAGCGTCGCAGCCAGGGCCTGCCGGCCGAATGCGGGGCGGGTGAATGGCTGCGGCCGATCACCAGCCTGGACCTGGTGAAATTGACCCGTCGCCTGCTGGTGGAAGGTGGCGTCGGCCAGTTCGTCGAAGCCCTGGCGGCAGCGCAACCGCCGCAGTTGGCCGGCCAGCGCGACACCGCCGGTTTCGGCGCGGCACTGGCCCAGCAGCAGCGCTTTGCCTCGGAACGCGGCAGCAACGCCGTGGCGCTGGGAGGGCAGCGTTCGGCCAATGGCCGCGGGCTGTTGCTGGCCAACCCGCACTTCCCGTGGATGGGCGGGATGCGACTCTACCAGATGCAGTTGACCATTCCCGGGCAGGTGGATGTGATGGGCGCCGCATTGCCTGGCCTGCCGGTAGTGAACATCGGCTTCAACCGGCACCTGGCCTGGACCCACACGGTCGATACGTCGAAGCACTTCACGCTCTATCGCTTGCAACTGGACCCGAAGGACCCGACCCGTTATCTGCTCGATGGCCAGTCGTTGCCTCTGACCCGGCAAGCCGTCAGTGTTACCGTAAAAGCAGCAGACGGCACCTTGAGCCAGGTAGAGCGCCAGCTCTACAGCTCGCAATTCGGGCCGGTGGTGCAGTGGCCCGGCCGCCTGGACTGGGACACCCAGGCCGCCTACAGCCTGCGTGATGCCAACCTGGACAACACCCGCGTGCTGCAGCAGTGGTACAGCATCAACCGGGCTGACAGCCTCGATGCCTTGAAAGGTTCCATCACCAAGCTGCAAGGCATCCCGTGGGTCAACACCCTGGCTGTGGACGAGGGTGGCCGGGCGCTATACCTGAACCAGTCGGTGGTGCCATATGTCGATCAGCAGCTGTTGAACCAATGCAGCAACCCCGCTGCGCAAGGGCCTCTGGTGGTGCTGGATGGCTCACGCAGTGCTTGCCAGTGGAAGGTCGACGCGCAGGCCGCGCAGCCGGGAATCTTCCCGGCACACATGCTGCCGCAGCTTGAGCGCAACGACTTCGTGCAGAACTCCAACGACCCCGCCTGGATGGCCAACCCGGCCCAGCCACTGAGCGGTTTTTCACCGTTGATCAGCCGCGATGACCAACCAATGGGCATGCGCGGGCGCTTTGCCTTGCAGCGCCTGCAGGGCAGCGCCAAGCTCGGTGTCGATGATTTGCAGCGGATGGTACTGGATGACGAGGTCTATCTGGCCAGCCTGGTACTACCAGACCTGCTGCAGTGGTGCAAAGGCGCCGAGGCAGACGTGCAGGCTGTTTGCGCCAGCCTGGCGGCCTGGAATGGCAAGGCTGACCTGAACAGCGGGATCGGCCTGGTGCACTTCAGTAACATGGCCGAAGTACTGACCAGGCAGCCACGGGTCTGGCGGGTAGCGTTCGACCCGGCAGACCCGCAACACACACCGCGTGGCCTGGCTGTAGAGCAGGCGGCCGTGGGCAAACTGGTGCACGAGGCGGCGCTGGTTTCGCTCCAGCAGGTAGCGAAGGCCGGTGTGGAGCAGGGCAGTCAGTGGGGGCAGATCCAGCAGGCGGCCGATGGCACACCGGTGCCGGGAGGGCCGCAGGGTTTGGGGGTTTATAACGCGATGTTCAGCGTGCCCCATGGGCCGGGCAAGCGGTTGGTGGTCAGCGGTACCAGCTACCTGCAACTGGTCAGCTTCACCGATGAGGGGCCGCAGGCGCGTGGCTTGCTGGCGTTTTCGCAGTCCAGCGAGGCGGGTTCGGCCCATGCCAGTGACCAGACCAAGGCGTTTTCGGCCAAGCAGCTGGCACCGATGCCGTTTACCGAGGCGCAGATCAAGGCTGATCCGCAGTACCGGCAGTATGTGATCAGCGAGCGGGACAAGGGGGCGGTGGCAAGTCAGCCTTGA
- a CDS encoding glutamine--tRNA ligase/YqeY domain fusion protein: protein MSKPTADNAPNAAAKGAPAVPANFLRPIIQADLDSGKHSSIVTRFPPEPNGYLHIGHAKSICVNFGLAKEFGGVCHLRFDDTNPAKEDQEYIDAIQSDVKWLGFDWAGDVRYASDYFDQLHDWAVELIKRGKAYVCDLTPDQAKQYRGSLTEPGKNSPFRERSVEENLDLFARMKAGEYKDGERVLRAKIDMASPNMNLRDPILYRIRHAHHHQTGDKWCIYPNYDFTHGQSDAIEGITHSICTLEFEGHRPLYDWFLDNLPVPAHPRQYEFSRLNLNYTITSKRKLKQLVDEKHVSAWDDPRMSTLSGFRRRGYTPASIRNFCEMVGTNRSDGVVDMSMLEFSIRDDLDRTAPRAMCVLRPLKVVITNYPQGQVEQLELPRHPKEDMGVRVLPFAREIYIDRDDFMEEPPKGYKRLEPAGEVRLRGSYVIRADEAIKDADGNIVELRCSYDPDTLGKNPEGRKVKGVIHWVPAEASVECEVRLYDRLFRSPNPEKTEDGGTFLDNINPDSLQVLTGCRAEPSLGQAQPEDRFQFEREGYFCADLKDSQPGRPVFNRTVTLRDSWGS, encoded by the coding sequence ATGAGCAAGCCCACTGCCGACAACGCGCCCAACGCCGCTGCCAAAGGCGCCCCCGCTGTCCCTGCGAACTTCCTGCGGCCGATCATCCAGGCCGACCTGGACTCGGGCAAGCACAGCAGCATCGTCACCCGCTTCCCGCCGGAGCCCAACGGCTACCTGCACATCGGCCACGCCAAGTCGATCTGCGTCAATTTCGGCCTGGCCAAGGAATTCGGCGGCGTCTGCCACCTGCGCTTTGACGATACCAACCCGGCCAAGGAAGACCAGGAATACATCGACGCCATCCAGAGCGACGTCAAATGGCTGGGCTTCGACTGGGCCGGCGACGTGCGTTATGCCTCGGACTACTTCGACCAGTTGCACGACTGGGCCGTCGAACTGATCAAGCGTGGCAAGGCCTATGTCTGCGACCTGACCCCTGATCAAGCCAAGCAATACCGTGGCAGCTTGACCGAGCCTGGCAAGAACAGCCCGTTCCGCGAGCGCAGCGTCGAAGAGAACCTCGACCTGTTCGCCCGCATGAAGGCCGGCGAGTACAAGGACGGCGAACGCGTGCTGCGCGCGAAGATCGACATGGCCTCGCCGAACATGAACCTGCGCGACCCGATCCTCTACCGCATCCGTCACGCCCACCACCACCAGACCGGTGACAAGTGGTGCATCTACCCGAACTACGATTTCACCCATGGTCAGTCCGATGCCATCGAAGGCATCACCCACTCGATCTGCACCCTCGAGTTCGAAGGCCACCGCCCGCTGTACGACTGGTTCCTTGACAACCTGCCGGTACCGGCGCACCCGCGCCAGTACGAGTTCAGCCGCCTGAACCTGAACTACACCATCACCTCCAAGCGCAAGCTCAAGCAACTGGTCGACGAAAAACACGTCAGCGCCTGGGATGACCCGCGCATGTCGACCCTGTCGGGCTTCCGCCGCCGTGGCTACACCCCCGCCTCGATCCGCAATTTCTGCGAGATGGTCGGTACCAACCGTTCCGACGGCGTGGTCGACATGTCGATGCTCGAATTCAGCATCCGTGACGACCTGGACCGCACCGCGCCACGCGCCATGTGCGTGCTGCGCCCGCTGAAGGTGGTGATCACCAACTACCCGCAAGGCCAGGTCGAACAGCTCGAGCTGCCGCGTCACCCGAAAGAGGACATGGGCGTTCGTGTGCTGCCGTTCGCGCGTGAAATCTACATCGACCGTGACGACTTCATGGAAGAGCCACCCAAGGGCTACAAGCGCCTGGAACCGGCCGGTGAAGTGCGCCTGCGCGGCAGCTACGTGATCCGCGCCGATGAGGCGATCAAGGATGCCGACGGCAACATCGTCGAGCTGCGCTGCTCCTACGACCCGGACACCCTGGGCAAGAATCCCGAGGGCCGCAAGGTCAAGGGCGTGATCCACTGGGTGCCGGCCGAAGCCAGCGTCGAGTGCGAAGTACGCCTGTACGACCGCCTGTTCCGCTCGCCGAACCCGGAAAAGACCGAGGACGGCGGCACCTTCCTCGACAACATCAACCCAGATTCCCTGCAAGTGCTGACCGGCTGCCGCGCTGAGCCGTCGCTGGGTCAGGCGCAACCGGAAGACCGCTTCCAGTTCGAGCGCGAAGGCTACTTCTGCGCCGACCTCAAGGACAGCCAGCCGGGCCGCCCGGTGTTCAACCGCACCGTCACCCTGCGTGACTCCTGGGGCAGCTAA
- a CDS encoding response regulator transcription factor — MPRVLTIEDDAVTGQEIVAELTSHGLEVEWADNGREGLAKAIAGGYDLITLDRMLPEVDGLTIVTTLRNLKIATPILMISALSDVDERVRGLRAGGDDYLTKPFASDEMAARVEVLLRRNSVPMTQTRLQVADLQLDLISHEARRGEQTLNLLPTEYKLLEYLMRHSGQVITRMMIFEEVWGYHFDPGTNLIDVHIGRLRKKIDSPGQSPLIRTVRGSGYAIAEPV; from the coding sequence ATGCCACGTGTACTGACCATCGAAGACGACGCCGTCACCGGCCAGGAAATCGTCGCCGAACTGACCAGCCACGGTCTGGAAGTGGAGTGGGCCGACAACGGCCGCGAAGGCCTGGCCAAGGCCATTGCCGGCGGTTACGACCTGATCACCCTGGACCGCATGCTGCCCGAGGTCGATGGCCTGACGATCGTCACCACCCTGCGCAACCTCAAGATTGCCACGCCGATCCTGATGATCAGCGCCCTGTCCGATGTCGACGAACGTGTACGCGGCCTGCGCGCCGGTGGTGACGACTACCTGACCAAGCCGTTCGCCTCCGACGAGATGGCCGCCCGGGTCGAGGTGCTGCTGCGTCGCAACAGCGTGCCCATGACCCAGACCCGCCTGCAGGTCGCCGACCTGCAACTGGACCTGATCAGCCACGAGGCACGCCGCGGCGAGCAGACACTCAACCTGCTGCCCACCGAATACAAGCTGCTGGAGTACCTGATGCGCCACAGTGGCCAGGTGATTACACGGATGATGATCTTCGAGGAAGTCTGGGGCTACCACTTCGACCCCGGCACCAATCTGATCGACGTGCACATCGGCCGCTTGCGCAAGAAGATCGATTCCCCCGGGCAGTCGCCGCTGATCCGTACGGTACGGGGCTCCGGCTATGCCATTGCTGAACCCGTCTAA
- the cysS gene encoding cysteine--tRNA ligase — MLNIYNTLSKTKEAFKPLDGNKVRMYVCGMTVYDYCHLGHGRSMVAFDLVTRWLRKSGYELTYVRNITDIDDKIINRANENGESFDALTARMIDAMHEDERRLNILPPDQEPRATDHIPGMHAMIQTLIDKGYAYAPGNGDVYYRVGKFVGYGKLSRKKIEDLRIGARIEVDEAKQDPLDFVLWKGVKPGEPYWDSPWGPGRPGWHIECSVMSTCCLGESFDIHGGGSDLEFPHHENEIAQSEAATGKQYANAWMHCGMIRINGEKMSKSLNNFFTIRDVLDKYHPEVVRYLLVASHYRSAINYSEDSLRDAKGALERFYHALRGLPRVAAKGGEEFVERFSVAMNDDFGTPEACAVLFDLVREINRLRDSDLDAAAGLAGRLRELGDVLGVLQLEADDFLRAGAEGKVDAAEVEALIQARLQARADKNWAESDRIRDQLTAMGVVLEDGKGGTTWRLAD; from the coding sequence GTGCTTAACATCTACAACACGCTGAGCAAGACCAAGGAAGCCTTCAAGCCGCTCGATGGCAACAAGGTGCGCATGTACGTGTGCGGCATGACCGTGTACGACTACTGCCACCTTGGCCACGGCCGCAGCATGGTGGCCTTCGACCTGGTCACCCGCTGGCTGCGCAAGAGCGGCTACGAGCTGACCTATGTGCGCAACATCACCGACATCGACGACAAGATCATCAACCGGGCCAACGAGAACGGTGAGTCGTTCGACGCGCTGACTGCCCGCATGATCGATGCGATGCACGAAGACGAGCGCCGCCTGAACATCCTGCCGCCGGACCAGGAGCCGCGTGCCACCGACCATATCCCCGGTATGCACGCGATGATCCAGACCCTGATCGACAAGGGCTACGCCTACGCGCCGGGCAACGGCGATGTGTACTACCGGGTCGGCAAGTTCGTCGGCTACGGCAAGCTGTCACGCAAGAAGATCGAAGACCTGCGCATCGGCGCCCGCATCGAGGTCGACGAGGCCAAGCAGGATCCGCTCGACTTCGTGCTGTGGAAGGGCGTCAAGCCGGGCGAGCCCTACTGGGATTCGCCGTGGGGCCCAGGCCGTCCTGGCTGGCACATCGAGTGCTCGGTGATGTCCACCTGCTGCCTTGGCGAGAGCTTCGACATCCACGGTGGTGGCAGTGACCTTGAGTTCCCGCACCACGAGAACGAGATCGCCCAGAGCGAAGCGGCTACCGGTAAGCAGTACGCCAACGCCTGGATGCATTGCGGCATGATCCGTATCAATGGCGAGAAGATGTCCAAGTCGTTGAACAACTTCTTCACCATCCGTGACGTGCTCGACAAGTACCACCCGGAGGTGGTGCGCTACCTGCTGGTGGCCAGCCACTACCGCAGCGCCATCAACTACTCCGAAGACAGCCTTCGCGATGCCAAGGGGGCGCTGGAGCGCTTCTATCACGCCCTGCGTGGTCTGCCGCGCGTTGCGGCCAAGGGCGGTGAGGAATTCGTCGAGCGCTTCAGCGTGGCGATGAACGACGACTTCGGTACGCCGGAAGCCTGTGCCGTGCTGTTCGACCTGGTGCGCGAGATCAACCGCCTGCGTGACAGCGACCTCGACGCCGCTGCCGGCCTGGCCGGTCGCCTGCGTGAGCTGGGAGATGTGCTGGGCGTGCTGCAGCTCGAGGCTGATGACTTCCTGCGTGCAGGCGCGGAAGGCAAAGTCGATGCCGCCGAGGTGGAAGCCTTGATTCAGGCGCGCCTGCAGGCGCGTGCGGACAAGAACTGGGCTGAATCCGACCGTATCCGCGACCAGCTGACCGCCATGGGCGTGGTGCTGGAAGATGGCAAGGGTGGGACCACCTGGCGTCTGGCGGACTGA
- a CDS encoding fe2+ zn2+ uptake regulation protein: MYNPQPSMHAGRAPAKATQGQGAGGDERVGNELIRELLRAYGLRTSLIRLKVIVALHNADRTGRSIGVRGVHAQLEQLDIPLSFLSVREVLKRLCAEGVISLGSDKCYSLDPQARALLEQPCVR, translated from the coding sequence ATGTACAACCCGCAACCCTCGATGCACGCCGGGCGCGCACCGGCAAAGGCGACCCAGGGCCAAGGCGCTGGCGGGGACGAGCGTGTCGGCAACGAGCTGATTCGCGAGTTGCTGCGTGCCTATGGCCTGCGTACTAGCCTGATCCGCCTGAAGGTCATCGTTGCCCTGCACAATGCCGACCGCACGGGCCGCAGCATTGGCGTACGCGGGGTGCACGCGCAACTCGAGCAGTTGGACATCCCGTTGTCTTTCCTCAGCGTACGCGAGGTGCTCAAGCGCCTTTGCGCAGAAGGGGTAATAAGCCTGGGCAGCGACAAGTGCTACAGCCTCGACCCGCAGGCGCGCGCCCTGCTCGAGCAACCCTGCGTGCGCTGA
- a CDS encoding Mor transcription activator family protein, with protein MKFPDLSAIDISQLPHSLQALIECIGIENAYQLTCAYGGRPKYIPKHRERSKLAELLPGEALDALIKRFAGVALEIPKADHFMRQLRNLQIQKESANGLSRSLLADKYGLSLRQIGNIRRQELCVR; from the coding sequence ATGAAATTTCCAGATCTTTCTGCCATCGACATCAGCCAACTGCCGCATTCGCTTCAGGCACTGATCGAATGCATCGGCATCGAAAATGCCTATCAGCTCACCTGCGCCTATGGCGGCAGGCCCAAGTACATCCCCAAGCACCGAGAGCGGAGCAAGCTCGCCGAACTGCTGCCAGGTGAGGCGCTGGACGCGCTGATAAAGCGATTTGCCGGCGTGGCCCTGGAAATCCCCAAGGCAGACCACTTCATGCGCCAGCTGCGCAACCTGCAAATCCAGAAGGAAAGCGCCAACGGCTTGTCACGCAGCCTACTGGCCGACAAGTACGGCCTGAGCCTGCGTCAGATCGGCAACATTCGCCGCCAGGAGCTTTGCGTTCGCTGA
- a CDS encoding sensor histidine kinase yields MPLLNPSKGWSSSTSRLLALYSFLFVAWSSILMGVLYFEVSSYLNKLTRHSMLQRQHLFAHMSGKQLDDALVASQAFEERAFDAYGLFDAQLNPVGGRIRAIPPELGLDGKVHELKRCLDADDPHMPRDSCDAVAIKVQDGRWLVLFRDNGSLFVVTRIILHALLWGISLTLIPGFAGWYLLRRRPLKRIRAIQAQAELIVAGDLTHRLPLSARRDELDMLAAIVNAMLDRIERLMHEVKGVCDNIAHDLRTPLTRLRAQLYRIRQQSEADSPQAEALDQAIGETDTLMARFRGLLRISELEDRQRRAGFVELDPHDLLVELHDFYLPLAEDGGIRLQLQQPEQLPALHGDRELLFEALANLVGNGIKFTPEGGRVAIKATHDERGVHIAIEDSGPGIPEEERTAVLKRFYRSDEGHRHPGFGLGLSIVAAIVDLHGFGLEIGESEIGGAKLVLHCPLAGLRK; encoded by the coding sequence ATGCCATTGCTGAACCCGTCTAAGGGCTGGAGTTCTTCGACCAGCCGCCTGCTGGCACTGTACAGCTTCCTCTTCGTGGCCTGGAGCAGCATCCTCATGGGGGTGCTGTACTTCGAGGTGTCCAGCTACCTGAACAAGCTAACTCGCCACTCCATGCTGCAGCGCCAGCACCTGTTCGCTCACATGAGCGGCAAGCAGCTCGATGACGCACTGGTCGCGAGCCAAGCCTTCGAGGAGCGGGCGTTCGATGCCTATGGCCTGTTCGATGCCCAGTTGAACCCGGTTGGCGGGCGCATCCGCGCCATTCCGCCTGAGCTCGGCCTGGACGGCAAGGTGCACGAGCTCAAGCGCTGCCTGGACGCCGATGACCCGCACATGCCGCGCGACAGCTGCGACGCAGTGGCGATCAAGGTGCAGGACGGTCGCTGGCTGGTGCTGTTCCGCGACAATGGCTCACTGTTCGTGGTCACCCGCATCATCCTGCACGCGCTGCTCTGGGGCATCTCCCTGACCCTGATCCCAGGCTTTGCAGGCTGGTACCTCTTGCGCCGACGCCCGCTCAAGCGCATCCGCGCGATCCAGGCCCAGGCCGAGCTGATCGTCGCTGGCGACCTTACCCACCGGCTTCCACTGTCGGCACGGCGTGATGAGCTGGACATGTTGGCAGCCATCGTCAACGCCATGCTCGACCGTATCGAACGACTGATGCACGAAGTCAAAGGGGTCTGCGACAACATTGCCCACGACCTGCGCACGCCCCTCACCCGCCTGCGTGCCCAGCTGTATCGCATCCGCCAGCAGAGCGAGGCGGATTCACCGCAGGCCGAGGCCCTGGACCAGGCCATCGGCGAGACCGACACCTTGATGGCGCGTTTTCGCGGCCTGTTGCGCATCAGCGAACTTGAGGACCGTCAGCGCCGCGCCGGCTTCGTCGAGCTCGACCCGCACGACTTGCTGGTTGAACTGCATGATTTCTACCTGCCTCTGGCCGAGGACGGTGGTATTCGCCTGCAGTTGCAGCAGCCTGAGCAGTTGCCGGCGTTGCACGGCGACCGTGAATTGCTGTTCGAAGCACTGGCCAATCTGGTGGGCAACGGCATCAAGTTCACCCCTGAAGGCGGCCGAGTGGCCATCAAGGCCACGCACGATGAGCGAGGTGTGCACATCGCCATCGAGGACAGCGGCCCGGGGATTCCCGAGGAAGAACGCACGGCAGTGTTGAAGCGCTTCTACCGCAGCGATGAAGGCCACCGGCACCCGGGGTTCGGGCTAGGGTTGTCGATCGTTGCGGCAATCGTCGACCTGCACGGGTTCGGGCTGGAGATCGGCGAAAGCGAGATAGGTGGGGCGAAGCTGGTGCTGCACTGCCCGTTGGCGGGGTTGCGCAAATAG